From Salinicoccus roseus, one genomic window encodes:
- a CDS encoding heat-inducible transcription repressor HrcA, translating into MSILTQRQEIILFSIVDDFLKVMMPISSKHLIEKYRLDISSATVRNEMVRLEADGFLTKPHTSAGRIPSRKALRFYIDMLNKQIGESEDQLNFNIIPEAGGDMDRNEMSRSLADMISNTTQYLTQVSLSEEDETVKGLFLTPITTNTLLLIIVLESGTIRKIPVEMDGNVTVPELEKLGNEMNVLSYGQPVSSLPSIIHAIRVRRQLGTLKSSIINAVVDGIGEPQQVVGHSGFNHLIHQISTDISTLQLLYDDMESDQLNDIIDLNTIDGVDVYFSDELNRDYDSISVIATNFNVNGMDGNLMIIGPEIMGYKEVIRLMYSIRNQEIRRSDRSDRE; encoded by the coding sequence ATGTCAATTTTAACCCAGAGACAGGAGATCATTCTTTTTTCAATTGTCGATGACTTTTTGAAGGTTATGATGCCGATCAGTTCCAAGCATCTGATTGAAAAGTACAGGCTTGACATCTCTTCGGCGACCGTCAGAAACGAAATGGTCAGGCTGGAAGCTGACGGCTTCCTGACGAAACCCCATACATCAGCCGGCAGGATTCCTTCTAGGAAGGCGCTGCGCTTCTATATAGATATGCTCAACAAGCAGATCGGCGAATCCGAAGACCAGCTGAATTTCAACATCATCCCGGAAGCGGGAGGGGATATGGACCGCAATGAGATGAGCCGGTCCCTGGCCGATATGATCAGCAATACGACACAGTATCTGACACAAGTGTCATTGTCCGAAGAGGACGAAACGGTCAAAGGTCTTTTTCTGACACCCATCACCACAAATACACTACTCCTTATCATCGTCCTTGAGTCGGGAACAATCAGAAAGATACCGGTTGAAATGGATGGAAATGTCACTGTTCCAGAGCTTGAAAAGCTTGGTAATGAAATGAATGTGCTCTCATATGGACAGCCTGTGAGCAGCCTGCCGTCGATCATCCATGCGATACGTGTCAGGCGTCAGCTCGGCACCCTCAAATCAAGCATCATCAACGCGGTCGTTGACGGAATAGGCGAACCGCAGCAGGTGGTCGGCCATTCCGGCTTCAATCATCTGATCCACCAGATCAGCACGGATATCAGTACATTACAGCTGCTGTACGATGATATGGAATCGGATCAGTTGAATGATATCATCGATCTCAATACAATAGATGGGGTCGACGTATATTTCAGTGACGAGCTGAATCGGGATTATGATTCCATTTCGGTCATTGCAACGAATTTCAACGTCAATGGCATGGATGGGAATCTCATGATAATTGGTCCTGAAATAATGGGGTACAAGGAAGTCATCCGACTGATGTATTCCATCCGGAACCAGGAAATAAGAAGGAGTGATCGCAGTGACAGAGAATAA
- the hemW gene encoding radical SAM family heme chaperone HemW, whose translation MVESLYIHIPFCNRICTYCDFNKVLIKNQPVDDYLDALIREIEMIGEDCMKTIFVGGGTPTALTEAQLARLLEVVTGKFTVTDEFTFEANPDELTPGKLDVLKSYGVNRISLGVQTFNEDLLKVLGRSHGYDDIFNAINHMEKIGLDNYSLDLMYNLPGETMEDIEDSLRHIERLKPKHISWYSLIIEPHTVFYNQIRKGRMQVDDDSAEGEKYFHIIEALAERGYPQYEISNFSTPQYESAHNKTYWLNAPYYGTGAGSHGYVGGTRYYNIKPVNHYIQSMKETGSVVKETLPLDEKAQMEEEMFLGLRMNRGVEIARFDRKFSRPMGDVYGSVLEQEIGKGHLQERDGFISLTEKGRLVGNTVFMEFLL comes from the coding sequence ATGGTCGAGAGTCTTTATATTCATATTCCCTTTTGCAACCGCATATGCACGTACTGCGACTTCAACAAGGTACTGATCAAAAATCAGCCGGTCGACGACTATCTGGATGCACTGATCCGCGAGATCGAAATGATCGGGGAGGACTGCATGAAGACGATCTTTGTCGGCGGGGGCACACCGACGGCATTGACGGAGGCGCAGCTTGCCCGTCTGCTTGAAGTGGTCACCGGGAAATTCACGGTGACGGATGAGTTCACGTTCGAGGCCAATCCTGATGAACTGACGCCGGGGAAACTCGATGTGCTCAAAAGCTACGGTGTGAACCGCATCAGCCTTGGTGTGCAGACATTCAATGAAGACCTTCTGAAAGTGCTCGGCCGTTCCCACGGCTATGATGATATATTCAATGCCATCAATCATATGGAGAAGATCGGCCTCGACAACTATTCGCTTGATCTGATGTATAATCTGCCTGGGGAAACGATGGAAGATATAGAAGACAGCCTGCGCCACATCGAACGCCTCAAACCGAAGCACATCTCCTGGTATTCGCTTATCATCGAACCGCATACGGTGTTCTACAACCAGATCAGGAAAGGACGGATGCAGGTGGATGATGATTCGGCGGAAGGGGAGAAGTACTTCCATATCATCGAAGCCCTGGCAGAGCGCGGCTACCCGCAGTATGAGATATCCAATTTTTCGACGCCGCAGTACGAATCTGCCCACAACAAGACGTATTGGCTGAACGCACCCTACTATGGCACCGGGGCAGGCAGTCATGGGTATGTCGGCGGGACGCGGTACTACAATATCAAGCCGGTCAACCATTATATCCAGTCCATGAAGGAGACGGGCAGTGTCGTCAAGGAAACCCTGCCGCTCGATGAGAAGGCGCAGATGGAGGAGGAGATGTTCCTTGGCCTCCGTATGAACAGGGGCGTCGAAATCGCAAGGTTCGACAGGAAGTTCAGCCGCCCGATGGGTGATGTGTATGGATCCGTGCTCGAACAGGAAATCGGAAAGGGGCACCTTCAGGAAAGGGATGGTTTCATCTCCCTGACGGAGAAGGGGCGTCTGGTCGGAAACACCGTATTCATGGAGTTCCTGCTCTAA
- the lepA gene encoding translation elongation factor 4, with translation MNDQERLKRQEKIRNFSIIAHIDHGKSTLADRILENTKSVTSREMKAQLLDSMDLERERGITIKLNAVQLKYTAKDGEDYIFHLIDTPGHVDFTYEVSRSLAACEGAVLVVDAAQGIEAQTLANVYLALDNDLELIPVINKIDLPAADPDRIAQEVEDVIGLDKDEAIRASAKANIGIEEILERVVKTVPAPAGDPSAPLKALIFDSVFDPYRGVISSIRIMEGTVKPGDKIKMMATGKEFEVAEVGINTPKPLPVKELTVGDVGYLMASVKNVSDSRVGDTITLANNPAETPLEGYKKMNPMVYCGIYPIDTGKYNDLREALEKLELNDSSLVYEPETSQALGFGFRTGFLGLLHMEIVQERIEREFGIELIATAPSVIYEVYMTDDSVMTVDNPAEMPDPQKIDHIEEPYVKSTVMVPNEYVGAVMELCQKKRGNFVNMDYLDDIRVNIIYEIPLSEVVFDFFDQLKSQTKGYASFDYELIGYQESRLVKMDILLNNEKVDALSIIVHRDFAYDRGKNIVEKLKTLIPRQQFEVPVQAAIGNKVIARTNIKSMGKNVLSKCYGGDISRKRKLLEKQKEGKKKMKAVGNVEIPQEAFLSVLKMDEE, from the coding sequence ATGAATGATCAAGAGCGTTTGAAACGTCAGGAAAAAATAAGGAACTTTTCAATCATCGCCCATATTGATCACGGCAAGAGTACACTCGCAGACCGTATTCTTGAAAACACCAAGTCCGTCACATCAAGGGAGATGAAAGCGCAGCTCCTGGATTCGATGGATCTGGAGCGTGAGCGCGGCATCACAATCAAACTGAATGCGGTACAGCTTAAATATACGGCCAAGGATGGGGAAGACTACATCTTCCACCTGATCGATACACCGGGGCATGTCGACTTTACATACGAGGTCTCGAGATCCCTTGCAGCATGTGAAGGGGCTGTGCTTGTCGTGGACGCGGCACAGGGCATCGAAGCGCAGACGCTTGCCAATGTATATCTGGCATTGGATAACGATCTCGAACTGATTCCAGTCATCAACAAGATCGACCTGCCTGCAGCGGATCCCGACCGGATTGCCCAGGAAGTGGAGGACGTCATCGGGCTCGACAAGGACGAGGCCATCCGTGCCTCTGCAAAGGCGAACATCGGCATCGAGGAGATTCTGGAGCGCGTCGTCAAGACTGTCCCTGCTCCTGCAGGAGACCCGTCCGCACCGCTCAAGGCACTGATCTTCGACTCTGTCTTCGATCCATACCGGGGTGTCATCTCCTCCATACGGATCATGGAAGGGACCGTGAAACCGGGCGACAAGATCAAAATGATGGCGACCGGCAAGGAATTTGAAGTGGCCGAAGTCGGCATCAACACACCAAAGCCGCTGCCTGTGAAGGAGCTGACCGTCGGAGACGTCGGCTACCTCATGGCATCCGTGAAGAATGTCAGCGATTCCCGCGTCGGAGACACGATAACCCTGGCCAACAATCCGGCGGAAACACCGCTTGAAGGCTATAAGAAGATGAACCCGATGGTCTACTGCGGCATCTATCCGATTGACACGGGCAAATACAACGACCTGCGTGAGGCGCTCGAGAAGCTTGAACTGAACGACTCCTCCCTCGTCTACGAGCCGGAGACATCCCAGGCACTTGGCTTCGGTTTCCGTACCGGATTCCTCGGTCTGCTCCATATGGAGATCGTCCAGGAACGCATCGAGCGTGAATTCGGCATCGAGCTGATTGCGACTGCACCTTCAGTGATATATGAAGTGTACATGACGGACGATTCGGTGATGACGGTGGATAACCCTGCAGAAATGCCGGATCCGCAGAAGATCGACCACATCGAGGAACCTTACGTCAAGTCCACGGTCATGGTGCCGAATGAATATGTCGGAGCAGTGATGGAGCTTTGCCAGAAGAAGCGCGGCAACTTCGTCAACATGGATTATCTGGATGACATCCGCGTCAACATCATCTACGAAATTCCTCTGTCGGAAGTGGTGTTCGACTTCTTCGATCAGCTCAAGAGTCAGACGAAGGGCTACGCTTCATTCGACTATGAACTCATCGGCTACCAGGAAAGCAGGCTGGTCAAGATGGATATACTGCTTAATAACGAGAAAGTCGACGCACTCAGCATCATCGTCCACCGCGACTTTGCATACGACCGGGGCAAGAATATCGTGGAGAAGCTTAAGACCCTCATTCCGCGCCAGCAGTTCGAAGTGCCGGTCCAGGCGGCAATCGGAAACAAGGTCATCGCCCGGACGAACATCAAATCGATGGGCAAGAACGTACTTTCCAAGTGCTACGGCGGGGACATCAGCCGGAAGCGCAAACTGCTTGAGAAGCAGAAGGAAGGAAAGAAGAAAATGAAGGCAGTCGGAAATGTCGAAATACCTCAGGAGGCATTCCTTTCTGTACTTAAAATGGATGAAGAGTAG
- the rpsT gene encoding 30S ribosomal protein S20 — translation MPNIKSAIKRVKTTESAHNQNIAQKSEMRTAVKRAMTAKENNSENVETLVSNAVKHVDKASKKNLIHGNKAARMKSKLMAK, via the coding sequence ATGCCTAACATTAAATCAGCAATCAAAAGAGTGAAGACTACTGAATCCGCTCATAATCAGAACATTGCCCAAAAAAGTGAGATGCGCACAGCTGTCAAACGCGCAATGACTGCTAAAGAAAATAATTCAGAAAACGTTGAAACACTCGTTTCAAACGCTGTGAAACACGTAGATAAAGCTTCCAAGAAGAACTTGATCCACGGTAACAAAGCAGCACGTATGAAATCCAAGCTCATGGCAAAATAA
- the holA gene encoding DNA polymerase III subunit delta, producing MERLQLIYGSNTMRISEKAKILAQSYVKEPDAFSIVTLNYKETPVEAIIEEAQTLPFLSDAKAVIVEDAFSFTGAKVRSEVEHNIDLLVEYINNKNDDTLIIFKVYSEQLDNRKKITKLMKSKGKVTEISEMTEQEVRSHIRSTAEKAEVDMAPEALDLFIQLVGIKYDHVTNELEKLLLYVEDTITREDVEEIVSVSLEQNIFKLTDLILSGRKAEAVRLLRVLILQNEEPMQLLHLIISQLRLLYQVKLMQGEGYQGDFIAKSLKVHPYRVKLAGREVRKYRQEELEQKMVKCRDIDYKFKSSYLDRQSLFELFIMEI from the coding sequence ATGGAACGATTACAGCTAATATACGGTAGCAACACCATGAGGATTTCCGAAAAGGCAAAGATATTGGCACAGTCCTATGTCAAAGAGCCGGATGCCTTCAGCATAGTCACCCTGAATTATAAAGAGACACCGGTTGAAGCCATTATAGAGGAAGCGCAGACATTGCCGTTCCTCTCGGATGCGAAAGCCGTCATCGTGGAGGATGCCTTTTCCTTCACCGGGGCCAAAGTGCGCTCGGAAGTCGAACACAATATCGACCTGCTTGTGGAATACATCAACAATAAGAATGATGATACGCTCATCATCTTCAAAGTATACAGCGAACAGCTGGACAACAGGAAGAAGATCACCAAACTGATGAAGTCGAAGGGGAAAGTGACGGAAATCAGCGAAATGACCGAGCAGGAAGTCCGCAGCCATATAAGAAGCACGGCCGAGAAGGCGGAGGTCGATATGGCGCCTGAAGCCCTCGACCTCTTCATCCAGCTGGTCGGCATCAAGTATGATCACGTGACCAACGAGCTTGAAAAGCTGCTCCTGTATGTGGAGGACACCATCACGAGGGAGGATGTCGAGGAGATCGTCAGCGTCAGCCTGGAGCAGAACATCTTCAAACTGACGGACCTCATCCTCTCGGGCAGAAAGGCGGAAGCGGTAAGGCTGCTCAGGGTGCTCATCCTGCAGAATGAGGAGCCGATGCAGCTTTTGCACCTCATCATCAGCCAGCTCAGGCTGCTTTACCAGGTGAAGCTGATGCAGGGTGAGGGCTATCAGGGGGACTTCATTGCAAAATCCCTCAAGGTCCACCCGTACAGGGTGAAGCTTGCCGGCCGCGAGGTCAGGAAGTACCGGCAGGAGGAGCTTGAACAAAAGATGGTCAAATGCCGGGACATCGACTACAAGTTCAAATCCAGCTATCTGGACAGGCAGAGCCTGTTTGAACTGTTCATCATGGAGATATGA
- a CDS encoding YqzM family protein gives MNKFEKHVQSKNNDVVDSGLGFIVGFLGLTVIYVIAQIFQIVAG, from the coding sequence ATGAATAAATTCGAAAAGCATGTACAATCAAAGAACAATGATGTCGTCGATTCCGGACTCGGCTTCATCGTCGGATTCCTTGGGCTTACTGTAATCTACGTCATCGCCCAGATCTTCCAGATTGTTGCCGGATAG
- a CDS encoding DNA internalization-related competence protein ComEC/Rec2: MILFLILLSVLNGYILHAQPVPAVFFIIISSLICHRRMEGKAFLLFHLGTTAIVAMAVFILPETDSPAMVDNVTVTGYKYYRDGVAHTVAHEDGRYDLYMEEAVELPVGAVCQGPFEVVVPEVQRNFIKKDDRVRMKVNGLDGRIYADSVDSSQCAAGPMTWGMQLAEMRDGYMEAVLGSTVHDYKFDILTLSVGNKSYITSELFDKLQKLGIYHLYVISGTHVAFITAILFHVLNRFRLDITLIKLLMIAALLVFLCLNFFSPSVFRAVFMTVTLLLVSFTRKKPYLSVISLSALVQVVINPWIVLHAGFQLSYITTFMIILSRHYWSGSGFFIQLLGITLIAEISTLVILLHQFNELSISGIAMNMIFVPIFTSVIFPMVILFNIMVFTHLPEVVDAGYAFVFGTLKDVITLIADGMDHRTSVGSLGPFWLILLSTLSYWMIRTLCLRQVRRFLMLSACFILSIFLIDRIPHDDFTVTMVDVGQGDAFVIEDHRNRSVLLIDTGGRYYYRDAGQMLSDQTVLPYLKEAGIDRIDMMVLSHFDLDHVGEAHHIIGKMSVDHIYVNPNDPGFQVWHEEMPDDFRGTVVDALQTRELQVGDIAIRRLFPGPAHSDDDPNRNSLVLEVDTGSYSFLFTGDTDEEMEQLWVGEAGRIEADVLKLAHHGSDTSTGEYFIANSDFTYGLISAGAGNRYGHPHREVLERAGGMAILDTSKHGMVRFRIDGREMCIETKLDPSLNHCIKKRAE, from the coding sequence ATGATCCTTTTTCTCATACTGCTTTCGGTGCTCAATGGATACATTCTGCATGCCCAGCCGGTTCCGGCGGTGTTTTTCATCATCATTTCCAGTCTCATATGCCATAGAAGAATGGAGGGGAAGGCATTCCTTCTCTTCCATCTTGGAACGACAGCCATTGTAGCAATGGCTGTCTTTATTTTGCCTGAAACCGATTCACCCGCCATGGTGGATAACGTGACAGTCACTGGCTATAAGTACTACCGGGATGGAGTCGCACATACTGTGGCCCATGAAGACGGACGCTACGACCTGTACATGGAGGAGGCGGTAGAACTCCCGGTTGGGGCAGTATGCCAGGGGCCTTTTGAAGTGGTGGTGCCGGAAGTGCAGCGGAATTTCATCAAGAAGGATGACCGTGTGCGCATGAAGGTCAATGGTCTGGATGGCCGCATATATGCCGATTCGGTCGATTCAAGCCAATGTGCGGCAGGTCCCATGACATGGGGCATGCAGCTGGCAGAAATGCGTGACGGATATATGGAAGCCGTGCTTGGGTCGACAGTGCATGACTATAAGTTTGATATACTCACCCTATCCGTCGGCAACAAGTCATATATCACCTCCGAGCTCTTCGATAAGCTGCAGAAGCTCGGCATCTATCACCTCTATGTCATCTCGGGCACGCATGTGGCCTTCATCACTGCCATCCTGTTCCATGTACTGAACCGGTTCAGGCTGGACATCACTTTGATCAAGCTGTTGATGATTGCCGCACTTCTGGTCTTCCTGTGCCTCAATTTCTTCAGTCCGAGCGTCTTTCGGGCAGTCTTCATGACGGTGACGCTGCTCCTTGTTTCATTCACAAGAAAAAAGCCGTATCTTTCCGTCATCTCGCTCTCTGCACTGGTGCAGGTCGTGATCAATCCTTGGATCGTCCTCCATGCCGGCTTCCAACTGTCCTACATCACGACCTTCATGATCATCCTGAGCCGCCATTACTGGAGCGGCTCAGGCTTCTTCATCCAACTGCTCGGCATCACCCTGATCGCCGAGATATCCACGCTGGTCATCCTGCTCCACCAGTTCAATGAACTGAGCATCAGCGGCATTGCAATGAATATGATCTTTGTACCGATCTTCACCTCCGTCATCTTCCCGATGGTCATACTGTTCAATATCATGGTTTTCACCCACCTGCCTGAAGTCGTGGATGCAGGATACGCTTTCGTCTTCGGAACTCTGAAGGATGTGATCACGCTGATCGCTGACGGCATGGACCACCGTACATCGGTGGGCAGCCTGGGGCCATTCTGGCTCATCCTGCTGAGCACCCTGTCCTACTGGATGATCCGGACCCTCTGTCTCAGGCAGGTCAGGCGGTTCCTGATGCTTTCTGCATGCTTCATCCTATCAATATTTCTGATCGACCGTATTCCCCACGATGACTTTACTGTTACAATGGTGGATGTCGGCCAGGGGGATGCATTCGTCATAGAGGATCACCGGAACCGCTCCGTCCTCCTCATCGATACGGGCGGCAGATATTATTATCGGGATGCGGGACAGATGCTCTCCGACCAGACCGTCCTCCCATATCTCAAGGAAGCGGGAATCGACCGCATCGATATGATGGTCCTGTCGCATTTCGACCTGGATCATGTGGGGGAGGCGCATCATATCATCGGAAAGATGTCTGTGGACCACATATACGTGAACCCCAACGATCCCGGCTTCCAGGTGTGGCATGAAGAGATGCCCGATGATTTTCGGGGAACGGTCGTAGATGCACTTCAAACCAGGGAGCTGCAGGTGGGGGATATCGCCATCAGACGGCTTTTCCCCGGACCTGCGCACAGTGATGATGATCCGAACAGGAATTCACTGGTACTGGAAGTGGACACCGGGTCCTACAGTTTCCTTTTTACAGGGGATACGGATGAAGAGATGGAGCAGTTGTGGGTGGGCGAGGCAGGCCGGATTGAAGCGGATGTGCTGAAGCTTGCACATCATGGTTCGGACACATCCACAGGAGAATATTTCATTGCCAATTCGGATTTCACTTATGGCCTCATATCCGCTGGGGCGGGGAACCGGTATGGGCATCCGCACCGTGAGGTCTTGGAGCGGGCAGGGGGTATGGCCATTCTTGATACATCGAAGCACGGCATGGTGCGTTTTAGGATCGACGGCAGGGAGATGTGCATCGAAACGAAGCTTGATCCATCGCTCAATCACTGCATAAAAAAAAGAGCTGAATGA
- a CDS encoding ComE operon protein 2, translating into MRIDWHQYFLAQSHLLSLRSTCERLKVGTTIVKDNRVIAGGYNGSVSGEAHCIDVGCLVEGGHCIRTIHAEINALLQCSKFGVSTEGASIYVTHFPCVHCTKSLIQAGIRYIYYAEDYKNHPYALELLDKTGVHYERIDFDRASIIDSFEKQP; encoded by the coding sequence ATGAGAATAGACTGGCATCAGTACTTTCTGGCACAGAGCCACCTATTGAGCCTCCGTTCGACATGTGAGCGGCTGAAGGTGGGGACGACGATCGTGAAGGACAACCGGGTGATCGCCGGTGGCTATAATGGATCCGTATCGGGAGAGGCCCACTGCATAGATGTCGGCTGCCTCGTTGAAGGAGGCCACTGCATCAGGACCATCCATGCGGAAATCAATGCACTGCTCCAATGCTCCAAATTCGGCGTGTCCACGGAAGGGGCGAGCATCTATGTCACGCATTTCCCATGTGTACACTGCACGAAGTCGCTGATACAGGCCGGTATCCGATACATATACTATGCCGAAGACTATAAGAACCATCCATACGCCCTGGAACTGCTGGATAAGACCGGTGTCCATTATGAACGCATCGATTTCGACAGGGCAAGCATCATCGATTCTTTTGAAAAGCAGCCATGA
- a CDS encoding helix-hairpin-helix domain-containing protein yields MDIRSIWEKYKFWIAGGGVLLLVAAAFALLSADEGVEVMAYQPESSIEEPSLEEMTTEAATIFVEVKGAVKYPGVFELPPDARVKNVLEMAQLEADADLLTVNQSMKLVDEMVIYVPVAGEVGEADVPVPESPATADDGEKVNINTAGVEELVTLNGIGEKKAQLFIDYREEHGLFMKLEDIKNIPGIGDKTFESLEPYITID; encoded by the coding sequence ATGGATATCAGATCAATATGGGAGAAGTACAAATTTTGGATTGCCGGCGGTGGCGTCCTGCTGCTGGTGGCTGCAGCCTTTGCCCTGCTTTCCGCCGATGAGGGTGTGGAGGTGATGGCCTATCAGCCGGAATCCTCCATTGAAGAGCCCTCCCTGGAGGAGATGACGACGGAAGCGGCGACCATTTTTGTGGAAGTGAAGGGTGCGGTGAAGTATCCGGGGGTATTTGAGCTGCCGCCTGATGCCAGGGTCAAAAATGTGCTGGAGATGGCCCAGCTTGAGGCCGATGCAGACCTCCTCACCGTCAACCAGTCCATGAAGCTTGTGGACGAGATGGTGATCTACGTACCTGTGGCCGGAGAAGTCGGGGAGGCGGATGTCCCCGTGCCCGAAAGCCCCGCGACCGCCGATGACGGCGAAAAGGTGAACATCAACACCGCTGGGGTGGAGGAGCTCGTGACATTGAACGGCATCGGAGAGAAGAAGGCACAGCTCTTCATCGATTATCGGGAGGAGCACGGATTGTTCATGAAACTTGAAGACATCAAGAACATACCCGGCATCGGCGATAAAACATTTGAAAGTCTGGAACCTTATATTACAATAGATTAA